The Chitinophagales bacterium genome window below encodes:
- a CDS encoding cytochrome c codes for MRNILIATTILLVLVSCSSNGQYEAPNAENREPMTGKKVFATYCVACHGADGKMGFSGAKDLSVTQLSHEDRVKVITYGKGVMNPFKDVLSIEEIQKVAVYIDSLAIK; via the coding sequence ATGAGAAATATACTTATTGCTACTACTATTTTATTAGTGCTGGTTTCCTGCTCTTCAAATGGGCAATATGAAGCCCCTAACGCAGAAAACAGAGAACCAATGACGGGCAAAAAAGTTTTTGCAACTTACTGCGTAGCCTGCCACGGAGCAGATGGCAAAATGGGATTTTCTGGTGCAAAAGATTTATCTGTAACCCAACTTAGCCATGAAGATAGAGTAAAAGTAATAACTTATGGCAAAGGCGTAATGAATCCTTTTAAAGACGTTTTAAGTATAGAAGAAATACAAAAAGTGGCTGTTTATATAGATAGCTTAGCGATAAAATAG